A region from the Lolium perenne isolate Kyuss_39 chromosome 4, Kyuss_2.0, whole genome shotgun sequence genome encodes:
- the LOC127293827 gene encoding uncharacterized protein isoform X2, translating into MPPARRRRRTAPAAGDDESAPSSASDLLALAITLLPASASASTSAASLKTPPHLKHTVHSLPDAHPVLLSLPQTLAHAISHDADPSTPTSPRAAAAAVLLHLLLTHPTHAPRWDDLLRPLALLHDRLTLLATNHPPLAALAAVCFELAWRGAAPGRDALVAQTLPYLFSHALTSNSNSNARPLLRRLFALRDALPLLDYADDSISDFKMLLLRCFVSPHFLKAEEGRKLLALLLGVSEGLAAEGLQLVRAQVGMMRGRRAAVVAYGEVLFRAWKDGGWVRGQIGEHFLQGMVETAVHAANKDVAKATRRILWAFVEQKAVPGVEKLVFRLCEPVVFRSLQVANSNVRLNALHLLLDVFPLEDPDVTKDVNDPLLEKQFFLLDKLLMDDCPEIRAVTVEGLCRILNQFWEVIPSPTISKNLSKIVDDMSKDSCNDVRLSTLNGLIYLLDNPQSHDILKILLPRLSDMVSDPALSVRVAAVDLLLAIRDLRSFQYNKVVGLDTLLSSLADDHPRVAQKITKLLIPSYFPSKLSLKEACARCIALIKRSPAAGARFCEFALSEGSSSRSLVEFIKLAVTLALSPSGLKSEQTDGLIIASAKLIKSLSDEGSSLVGLRECFANAKLKLLFKTAVSDNAQAALLSMVPVVSPDDLHVLHAECMDTVINAAVSSKQEECQEALLAAHKLVHLSGCSDEMFEALTNILQSKASCFSEIYGLEPPLCPVASSKRKKGKSLKKTPARSDNVAGNKSSTSILNNEELAAAGGASWQINEILKAEEMRAAFLQSYAEIAFSSLKVISQVYIEQCLHFESLDLTPVSAYLSLATHSALQDVDQTYIGCSESTTVNQSLDHLLKCYDKFANGSSTSSTTALNKNEKSAQHEHPQHGTLGENSVKGTINVIMLGTSILKFIVDTTTIKLVHDSKVRCVRFASSYTKYAVSAMKGHHESSSFNGDDLKDILILTRSSFTYAAKLLHLVLAGSTESSSPSPLEEAFLLANNLLDLVPAVESFAGPRFATPLVSVVKQWLPVLILGLGCRWLIGAENEMANMWNLGDSDLPLWVVALAKSELLDAEEAREDDQSEQGSEHEDSPSSRKLAEIMVILLKKGSPRILDSVGGILVSAIQLGLQRAQHGVVLGLTRFICAKLLGSDSSASEKLQLTCDSLRENFFEIDRHCRDNLVDDEGPRQQLESAKVLIQSVLSDL; encoded by the exons ATGccgcccgcgcgccgccgccgccgaaccgcccccgccgccggagacgacgagtcCGCCCCGTCCTCCGCCTCCGACCTCCTCGCGCTCGCCATCACCCTCCtccccgcctccgcctccgcctccacctccgccgcatcCCTCAAGACCCCTCCCCACCTCAAGCACACGGTCCACTCCCTCCCGGACGCCCACCCGGTGCTCCTCTCCCTCCCGCAAACCCTAGCCCACGCCATCTCCCACGACGCAGACCCCTCCACCCCCACCTCCCCCCGCGCCGCCGCGGCGgccgtcctcctccacctcctcctcaccCACCCCACCCACGCGCCCCGCTGGGACGACCTCCTCCGCCCGCTAGCCCTCCTCCACGACCGCCTCACCCTCCTCGCAACCAACCACCCGCCCCTCGCCGCGCTCGCCGCCGTCTGCTTCGAACTCGCCTGGCGCGGGGCGGCGCCGGGCCGCGACGCGCTCGTCGCGCAAACCTTACCCTACCTCTTCTCCCACGCGCTCACCTCAAACTCCAACTCCAACGCGcggccgctgctccgccgcctcTTCGCGCTCCGCGACGCCCTCCCGCTGCTCGACTACGCCGACGACAGCATCTCCGACTTCAAGATGCTGCTGCTGCGCTGCTTCGTGTCGCCGCACTTCCTCAAGGCCGAGGAGGGGCGGAAGCTGCTCGCGCTCCTGCTCGGGGTCAGCGAGGGGCTCGCCGCCGAGGGGCTCCAGCTCGTCAGGGCGCAGGTCGGGATGATGCGGGGGAGGCGGGCCGCCGTCGTCGCCTACGGGGAGGTGCTGTTCAGAGCATGGAAGGACGGGGGGTGGGTTAGGGGCCAGATTGGGGAGCATTTCCTGCAGGGGATGGTCGAGACTGCCGTGCATGCCGCAAACAAGGACGTCGCCAAGGCTACCAGGAGGATACTCTGGGCCTTCGTGGAGCAGAAGGCCGTGCCTGGGGTTGAAAAGCTCGTGTTCAGGCTCTGCGAGCCTGTGGTCTTCCGATCATTGCAG GTTGCGAACTCTAATGTTCGCCTTAATGCTTTACATCTTCTATTAGATGTATTTCCCCTTGAAGACCCAGATGTGACAAAGGATGTCAATGATCCTCTGTTGGAGAAGCAGTTCTTCTTGCTAGACAAACTTCTCATGGATGACTGCCCAGAAATACGTGCAGTTACAGTTGAAGGACTTTGCCGTATTCTTAACCAGTTTTGGGAAGTTATTCCATCTCCAACTATTTCAAAAAATCTGAGTAAAATTGTTGATGATATGTCCAAAGATTCTTGCAACGATGTCCGTCTATCAACTCTCAATGGCCTCATATACCTGCTTGACAATCCACAAAGTCATGACATACTGAAAATTCTACTTCCAAGATTAAGCGATATGGTCTCTGATCCTGCTTTATCTGTCAGAGTTGCTGCTGTAGATCTCCTTTTAGCTATTCGGGATCTTAGATCTTTCCAGTACAATAAG GTTGTTGGTTTGGACACTTTATTATCTTCACTGGCAGACGACCATCCCCGTGTTGCTCAGAAAATCACAAAGCTTCTCATTCCTTCTTACTTTCCATCTAAGTTGTCTTTGAAAGAAGCATGTGCTCGCTGCATTGCACTCATAAAGAGATCGCCGGCAGCTGGGGCAAGGTTTTGTGAATTCGCTCTGTCTGAAGGATCATCCTCACGATCTCTTGTTGAGTTTATTAAACTTGCTGTTACTCTGGCATTGTCACCATCAGGATTGAAGTCAGAGCAGACTGACGGCCTTATAATTGCTTCGGCCAAACTAATAAAAAGTTTATCTGATGAGGGCTCTAGTTTGGTTGGTTTGAGAGAATGCTTTGCAAATGCTAAGCTGAAGCTGCTCTTTAAAACTGCAGTTTCTGATAATGCCCAGGCTGCTCTTCTCAGTATGGTTCCAGTAGTATCACCTGATGATCTACATGTGTTGCATGCCGAATGCATGGATACAGTTATAAATGCTGCTGTGAGTTCCAAGCAGGAAGAATGTCAGGAAGCATTGCTGGCAGCACATAAGTTGGTCCATCTGAGTGGCTGTTCTGATGAAATGTTTGAAGCACTGACTAATATTCTGCAATCTAAAGCATCTTGTTTTTCTGAGATCTATGGACTAGAGCCTCCATTGTGCCCTGTTGCATCTTCAAAGAGGAAGAAAGGGAAGTCGCTTAAGAAAACACCAGCAAGGTCTGACAATGTGGCTGGAAATAAGTCATCCACATCAATCTTGAATAATGAAGAACTTGCTGCTGCAGGGGGGGCATCATGGCAGATAAATGAAATACTAAAAGCTGAAGAAATGAGAGCTGCTTTTCTGCAATCGTATGCCGAAATTGCATTTTCTTCTCTGAAGGTCATTTCTCAAGTGTACATTGAGCAGTGCCTACATTTTGAATCTTTAGACCTCACGCCAGTGTCGGCTTATTTGAGTTTGGCTACACATAGCGCTCTTCAGGATGTTGATCAAACATATATTGGCTGCTCTGAG TCGACAACTGTCAATCAGTCACTGGATCATCTGCTGAAATGTTATGACAAATTTGCAAATGGATCTTCCACCAGCTCAACAACAGCGTTGAACAAGAATGAGAAATCTGCACAACATGAACATCCGCAGCATGGTACCCTTGGAG AAAATTCAGTGAAAGGCACTATAAATGTGATTATGCTTGGCACTTCAATTCTTAAGTTCATTGTTGACACAACAACCATCAAGCTGGTGCATGATAGTAAAGTAAGATGTGTCAGATTTGCATCATCTTACACAAAATATGCAGTTTCAGCCATGAAAGGGCATCATGAGAGCTCATCTTTCAATGGGGACGATCTAAAAGACATACTGATCCTTACGAGAAGCTCCTTCACATACGCAGCCAAACTGCTTCATTTGGTGCTGGCAGGCTCAACCGAGTCATCAAGTCCAAGTCCCCTGGAGGAAGCCTTTCTCCTTGCCAATAATCTTCTAGATCTTGTACCTGCTGTTGAATCCTTTGCAGGCCCGAGATTTGCAACCCCATTAGTTTCTGTTGTAAAACAGTGGCTACCAGTCCTGATACTGGGTCTTGGATGCCGCTGGTTGATCGGGGCAGAGAATGAGATGGCTAACATGTGGAACTTGGGTGACTCTGACTTGCCTCTGTGGGTTGTTGCCCTGGCCAAGAGTGAGCTGCTTGACGCTGAAGAAGCTAGAGAGGATGATCAGAGCGAGCAGGGCAGCGAGCACGAGGATTCGCCGTCATCCAGAAAGCTAGCAGAAATTATGGTGATCCTGCTGAAGAAAGGAAGCCCAAGAATCCTGGATTCTGTGGGTGGCATTTTGGTCTCTGCAATTCAGTTGGGACTGCAGAGAGCGCAGCACGGTGTCGTCTTAGGCTTGACGCGCTTCATTTGTGCCAAGCTGCTTGGGAGCGACTCTTCAGCCTCTGAGAAGCTGCAGCTCACTTGTGACTCTCTGCGCGAGAATTTCTTTGAGATCGACAGGCATTGCAGGGACAACCTTGTTGATGATGAAGGTCCAAGGCAGCAACTGGAGAGCGCAAAAGTATTGATACAGTCAGTCCTCTCCGACCTATGA
- the LOC127293827 gene encoding uncharacterized protein isoform X1, with translation MPPARRRRRTAPAAGDDESAPSSASDLLALAITLLPASASASTSAASLKTPPHLKHTVHSLPDAHPVLLSLPQTLAHAISHDADPSTPTSPRAAAAAVLLHLLLTHPTHAPRWDDLLRPLALLHDRLTLLATNHPPLAALAAVCFELAWRGAAPGRDALVAQTLPYLFSHALTSNSNSNARPLLRRLFALRDALPLLDYADDSISDFKMLLLRCFVSPHFLKAEEGRKLLALLLGVSEGLAAEGLQLVRAQVGMMRGRRAAVVAYGEVLFRAWKDGGWVRGQIGEHFLQGMVETAVHAANKDVAKATRRILWAFVEQKAVPGVEKLVFRLCEPVVFRSLQVANSNVRLNALHLLLDVFPLEDPDVTKDVNDPLLEKQFFLLDKLLMDDCPEIRAVTVEGLCRILNQFWEVIPSPTISKNLSKIVDDMSKDSCNDVRLSTLNGLIYLLDNPQSHDILKILLPRLSDMVSDPALSVRVAAVDLLLAIRDLRSFQYNKVVGLDTLLSSLADDHPRVAQKITKLLIPSYFPSKLSLKEACARCIALIKRSPAAGARFCEFALSEGSSSRSLVEFIKLAVTLALSPSGLKSEQTDGLIIASAKLIKSLSDEGSSLVGLRECFANAKLKLLFKTAVSDNAQAALLSMVPVVSPDDLHVLHAECMDTVINAAVSSKQEECQEALLAAHKLVHLSGCSDEMFEALTNILQSKASCFSEIYGLEPPLCPVASSKRKKGKSLKKTPARSDNVAGNKSSTSILNNEELAAAGGASWQINEILKAEEMRAAFLQSYAEIAFSSLKVISQVYIEQCLHFESLDLTPVSAYLSLATHSALQDVDQTYIGCSESTTVNQSLDHLLKCYDKFANGSSTSSTTALNKNEKSAQHEHPQHGTLGGMPSPNVHNFLCENSVKGTINVIMLGTSILKFIVDTTTIKLVHDSKVRCVRFASSYTKYAVSAMKGHHESSSFNGDDLKDILILTRSSFTYAAKLLHLVLAGSTESSSPSPLEEAFLLANNLLDLVPAVESFAGPRFATPLVSVVKQWLPVLILGLGCRWLIGAENEMANMWNLGDSDLPLWVVALAKSELLDAEEAREDDQSEQGSEHEDSPSSRKLAEIMVILLKKGSPRILDSVGGILVSAIQLGLQRAQHGVVLGLTRFICAKLLGSDSSASEKLQLTCDSLRENFFEIDRHCRDNLVDDEGPRQQLESAKVLIQSVLSDL, from the exons ATGccgcccgcgcgccgccgccgccgaaccgcccccgccgccggagacgacgagtcCGCCCCGTCCTCCGCCTCCGACCTCCTCGCGCTCGCCATCACCCTCCtccccgcctccgcctccgcctccacctccgccgcatcCCTCAAGACCCCTCCCCACCTCAAGCACACGGTCCACTCCCTCCCGGACGCCCACCCGGTGCTCCTCTCCCTCCCGCAAACCCTAGCCCACGCCATCTCCCACGACGCAGACCCCTCCACCCCCACCTCCCCCCGCGCCGCCGCGGCGgccgtcctcctccacctcctcctcaccCACCCCACCCACGCGCCCCGCTGGGACGACCTCCTCCGCCCGCTAGCCCTCCTCCACGACCGCCTCACCCTCCTCGCAACCAACCACCCGCCCCTCGCCGCGCTCGCCGCCGTCTGCTTCGAACTCGCCTGGCGCGGGGCGGCGCCGGGCCGCGACGCGCTCGTCGCGCAAACCTTACCCTACCTCTTCTCCCACGCGCTCACCTCAAACTCCAACTCCAACGCGcggccgctgctccgccgcctcTTCGCGCTCCGCGACGCCCTCCCGCTGCTCGACTACGCCGACGACAGCATCTCCGACTTCAAGATGCTGCTGCTGCGCTGCTTCGTGTCGCCGCACTTCCTCAAGGCCGAGGAGGGGCGGAAGCTGCTCGCGCTCCTGCTCGGGGTCAGCGAGGGGCTCGCCGCCGAGGGGCTCCAGCTCGTCAGGGCGCAGGTCGGGATGATGCGGGGGAGGCGGGCCGCCGTCGTCGCCTACGGGGAGGTGCTGTTCAGAGCATGGAAGGACGGGGGGTGGGTTAGGGGCCAGATTGGGGAGCATTTCCTGCAGGGGATGGTCGAGACTGCCGTGCATGCCGCAAACAAGGACGTCGCCAAGGCTACCAGGAGGATACTCTGGGCCTTCGTGGAGCAGAAGGCCGTGCCTGGGGTTGAAAAGCTCGTGTTCAGGCTCTGCGAGCCTGTGGTCTTCCGATCATTGCAG GTTGCGAACTCTAATGTTCGCCTTAATGCTTTACATCTTCTATTAGATGTATTTCCCCTTGAAGACCCAGATGTGACAAAGGATGTCAATGATCCTCTGTTGGAGAAGCAGTTCTTCTTGCTAGACAAACTTCTCATGGATGACTGCCCAGAAATACGTGCAGTTACAGTTGAAGGACTTTGCCGTATTCTTAACCAGTTTTGGGAAGTTATTCCATCTCCAACTATTTCAAAAAATCTGAGTAAAATTGTTGATGATATGTCCAAAGATTCTTGCAACGATGTCCGTCTATCAACTCTCAATGGCCTCATATACCTGCTTGACAATCCACAAAGTCATGACATACTGAAAATTCTACTTCCAAGATTAAGCGATATGGTCTCTGATCCTGCTTTATCTGTCAGAGTTGCTGCTGTAGATCTCCTTTTAGCTATTCGGGATCTTAGATCTTTCCAGTACAATAAG GTTGTTGGTTTGGACACTTTATTATCTTCACTGGCAGACGACCATCCCCGTGTTGCTCAGAAAATCACAAAGCTTCTCATTCCTTCTTACTTTCCATCTAAGTTGTCTTTGAAAGAAGCATGTGCTCGCTGCATTGCACTCATAAAGAGATCGCCGGCAGCTGGGGCAAGGTTTTGTGAATTCGCTCTGTCTGAAGGATCATCCTCACGATCTCTTGTTGAGTTTATTAAACTTGCTGTTACTCTGGCATTGTCACCATCAGGATTGAAGTCAGAGCAGACTGACGGCCTTATAATTGCTTCGGCCAAACTAATAAAAAGTTTATCTGATGAGGGCTCTAGTTTGGTTGGTTTGAGAGAATGCTTTGCAAATGCTAAGCTGAAGCTGCTCTTTAAAACTGCAGTTTCTGATAATGCCCAGGCTGCTCTTCTCAGTATGGTTCCAGTAGTATCACCTGATGATCTACATGTGTTGCATGCCGAATGCATGGATACAGTTATAAATGCTGCTGTGAGTTCCAAGCAGGAAGAATGTCAGGAAGCATTGCTGGCAGCACATAAGTTGGTCCATCTGAGTGGCTGTTCTGATGAAATGTTTGAAGCACTGACTAATATTCTGCAATCTAAAGCATCTTGTTTTTCTGAGATCTATGGACTAGAGCCTCCATTGTGCCCTGTTGCATCTTCAAAGAGGAAGAAAGGGAAGTCGCTTAAGAAAACACCAGCAAGGTCTGACAATGTGGCTGGAAATAAGTCATCCACATCAATCTTGAATAATGAAGAACTTGCTGCTGCAGGGGGGGCATCATGGCAGATAAATGAAATACTAAAAGCTGAAGAAATGAGAGCTGCTTTTCTGCAATCGTATGCCGAAATTGCATTTTCTTCTCTGAAGGTCATTTCTCAAGTGTACATTGAGCAGTGCCTACATTTTGAATCTTTAGACCTCACGCCAGTGTCGGCTTATTTGAGTTTGGCTACACATAGCGCTCTTCAGGATGTTGATCAAACATATATTGGCTGCTCTGAG TCGACAACTGTCAATCAGTCACTGGATCATCTGCTGAAATGTTATGACAAATTTGCAAATGGATCTTCCACCAGCTCAACAACAGCGTTGAACAAGAATGAGAAATCTGCACAACATGAACATCCGCAGCATGGTACCCTTGGAGGTATGCCTTCACCAAACGTACACAACTTTTTATGTG AAAATTCAGTGAAAGGCACTATAAATGTGATTATGCTTGGCACTTCAATTCTTAAGTTCATTGTTGACACAACAACCATCAAGCTGGTGCATGATAGTAAAGTAAGATGTGTCAGATTTGCATCATCTTACACAAAATATGCAGTTTCAGCCATGAAAGGGCATCATGAGAGCTCATCTTTCAATGGGGACGATCTAAAAGACATACTGATCCTTACGAGAAGCTCCTTCACATACGCAGCCAAACTGCTTCATTTGGTGCTGGCAGGCTCAACCGAGTCATCAAGTCCAAGTCCCCTGGAGGAAGCCTTTCTCCTTGCCAATAATCTTCTAGATCTTGTACCTGCTGTTGAATCCTTTGCAGGCCCGAGATTTGCAACCCCATTAGTTTCTGTTGTAAAACAGTGGCTACCAGTCCTGATACTGGGTCTTGGATGCCGCTGGTTGATCGGGGCAGAGAATGAGATGGCTAACATGTGGAACTTGGGTGACTCTGACTTGCCTCTGTGGGTTGTTGCCCTGGCCAAGAGTGAGCTGCTTGACGCTGAAGAAGCTAGAGAGGATGATCAGAGCGAGCAGGGCAGCGAGCACGAGGATTCGCCGTCATCCAGAAAGCTAGCAGAAATTATGGTGATCCTGCTGAAGAAAGGAAGCCCAAGAATCCTGGATTCTGTGGGTGGCATTTTGGTCTCTGCAATTCAGTTGGGACTGCAGAGAGCGCAGCACGGTGTCGTCTTAGGCTTGACGCGCTTCATTTGTGCCAAGCTGCTTGGGAGCGACTCTTCAGCCTCTGAGAAGCTGCAGCTCACTTGTGACTCTCTGCGCGAGAATTTCTTTGAGATCGACAGGCATTGCAGGGACAACCTTGTTGATGATGAAGGTCCAAGGCAGCAACTGGAGAGCGCAAAAGTATTGATACAGTCAGTCCTCTCCGACCTATGA